One genomic region from Bacillus sp. SLBN-46 encodes:
- a CDS encoding aminotransferase class I/II-fold pyridoxal phosphate-dependent enzyme, with protein sequence MSQNQTPLFSGLLEHAKKNPTQFHIPGHKKGAGMDPEFRQFIGDNALSIDLINIGPLDDLHSPKGMIKKAQELAAEAFGADHTFFSVQGTSGAIIAMVMAVCGPGEKIIVPRNVHKSIMSAIVFSGSIPVFIHPEIDRELGISHGITPESVERALQQHPDAKGVLVINPTYFGISGDLKKIVEITHSYNIPVLVDEAHGVHIHFHDELPLSAMQAGADIAATSVHKLGGSMTQSSILNVREGLVSAKHVQSILSMLTTTSTSYLLLASLDTARKQLATKGKELIDRTIKLAQSTRKKINEIDNIRCIGEEILGSNATFDYDPTKLIISVKDLGLTGYDVEKWLREKHNIEVELSDLYNILCIITLGDTEVETNLLVKALKELAEECEHRSTKIEPVEVLLPEIPVLALTPRDAFYAETEVIPFEESEGRIIAEFVMVYPPGIPIFIPGEIITKENLHYIKENLEAGLPVQGPEDDEMKTIHVIKEYKAIK encoded by the coding sequence TTGTCACAAAATCAAACACCGTTATTTAGCGGTTTACTGGAACATGCAAAAAAAAATCCCACACAGTTTCATATTCCTGGACATAAAAAAGGGGCTGGAATGGACCCAGAGTTTCGCCAATTTATTGGCGATAACGCCCTATCTATTGACCTTATTAACATTGGTCCCCTTGATGACTTACATTCACCTAAGGGAATGATTAAAAAAGCACAGGAACTAGCAGCAGAAGCATTTGGTGCCGATCATACCTTCTTTTCTGTTCAAGGTACTAGCGGGGCCATTATCGCGATGGTGATGGCTGTTTGTGGACCTGGTGAGAAAATCATTGTTCCAAGAAATGTTCATAAATCTATTATGTCAGCTATTGTTTTTTCTGGATCTATTCCTGTGTTTATTCACCCTGAAATCGATAGAGAATTAGGAATTTCTCACGGAATTACTCCTGAATCAGTGGAACGGGCATTACAGCAACACCCAGATGCAAAAGGGGTATTAGTCATCAATCCCACCTACTTCGGAATTTCTGGGGACCTAAAGAAAATCGTGGAAATTACCCATTCCTACAATATTCCTGTTTTAGTAGATGAAGCACATGGTGTTCACATTCATTTTCATGACGAACTTCCTCTTTCAGCCATGCAGGCTGGTGCTGATATAGCAGCAACTAGCGTCCACAAACTGGGTGGCTCTATGACTCAGAGTTCCATTTTAAATGTACGTGAGGGCTTGGTCTCTGCTAAGCATGTACAATCGATTTTAAGCATGCTTACAACGACTTCAACATCCTATTTGTTATTAGCATCACTTGATACTGCCCGAAAGCAATTAGCAACAAAAGGGAAGGAGTTAATTGATCGTACGATTAAATTAGCGCAATCCACTCGTAAAAAAATTAATGAAATTGATAATATTCGCTGCATCGGTGAAGAAATTCTAGGCTCTAATGCCACATTTGATTACGATCCGACCAAACTAATCATCTCAGTGAAAGATTTAGGGTTAACAGGTTATGATGTTGAGAAATGGTTGAGAGAAAAGCACAACATTGAAGTAGAGCTTTCTGACCTGTATAACATCCTTTGTATCATCACACTTGGTGACACAGAAGTAGAAACAAATCTCTTAGTAAAAGCCCTGAAAGAGCTTGCTGAGGAATGTGAACACCGTTCAACAAAGATTGAACCAGTGGAGGTTCTGTTACCTGAAATTCCTGTGCTGGCATTAACCCCTAGAGATGCTTTTTATGCAGAGACTGAAGTGATTCCATTCGAGGAATCTGAAGGAAGAATTATCGCGGAATTTGTTATGGTGTATCCTCCAGGTATTCCTATTTTTATCCCAGGTGAGATTATCACTAAGGAAAATCTTCATTACATTAAGGAAAATCTAGAAGCTGGCCTACCTGTACAAGGGCCAGAGGATGATGAAATGAAAACCATCCATGTAATAAAAGAGTATAAAGCAATTAAATAA
- a CDS encoding GapA-binding peptide SR1P, whose translation MGTLVCQTCNSTIDHFEDEKVTVLYSKCNCCDNHHIEEEV comes from the coding sequence ATGGGTACACTCGTATGTCAAACTTGTAACTCTACTATTGATCATTTTGAAGATGAAAAAGTAACGGTACTATACTCTAAATGCAATTGCTGTGATAACCACCATATCGAAGAAGAAGTATAA
- a CDS encoding DUF3055 domain-containing protein — MELFDKLYDEHENAKVRFIGFTTEDTRYDFGIIYTHMFFGKPLVICMQTGRSTLLDPKDIEDIDYLQTVFRIPDKEQAVDLAEFFRETLPSIPFVTQYE; from the coding sequence ATGGAACTATTTGATAAGCTCTATGATGAGCATGAAAATGCAAAAGTGAGGTTCATTGGCTTCACTACTGAAGATACTCGTTATGACTTTGGAATTATTTATACCCATATGTTTTTTGGAAAGCCACTTGTGATTTGCATGCAAACCGGACGCTCCACACTCCTCGACCCCAAAGATATTGAAGATATTGATTACCTTCAAACTGTATTCCGTATCCCTGATAAAGAACAGGCCGTTGATCTAGCTGAATTTTTTAGAGAAACACTACCGTCCATTCCTTTTGTTACCCAATATGAGTAA
- a CDS encoding DUF1885 family protein, translating to MAVNAFIKLVPSSAKQTITIDEVKELFYYYKDITSKTGDQVSWQFGESAFPYDIKETEDGKGKWFYLQANLERYYAILIGVDTESVQNDDGVIREQTYIQVTLPEQSTYGDKGKANEFCKFLAKKLQGELHLFNERVMYYYPRK from the coding sequence ATGGCTGTAAATGCATTTATTAAGCTGGTGCCTTCATCTGCAAAACAAACGATAACCATTGATGAGGTTAAGGAATTATTTTATTATTATAAAGATATTACATCCAAGACAGGCGATCAGGTAAGCTGGCAATTTGGAGAATCAGCCTTTCCTTATGACATCAAAGAAACGGAAGACGGTAAAGGGAAATGGTTCTACCTACAAGCCAATCTAGAACGTTACTATGCCATACTAATAGGTGTTGATACGGAATCGGTTCAAAATGATGATGGTGTTATTAGGGAACAAACATACATACAAGTCACTCTTCCTGAACAATCCACATATGGAGATAAAGGAAAAGCGAATGAATTCTGTAAATTTCTTGCTAAAAAGCTGCAAGGCGAGCTTCATCTTTTTAATGAAAGAGTCATGTATTATTACCCAAGAAAATAA
- the lpdA gene encoding dihydrolipoyl dehydrogenase produces the protein MVVGDFPIETDTIVIGSGPGGYVAAIRAAQLGQKVTIVEKEYIGGVCLNVGCIPSKALISAGHRYETAVHSESFGITAENVKVDFSKVQEFKAGVVKKLTGGVEGLLKGNKVNVVRGEAYFVDANTLRVMDETSAQTYTFKNAIVATGSRPIELPAFKYSKRVLNSTGALNLNEIPEKIVVIGGGVIGIELGGAYANFGTQVTVLEGADEILGMGVFDKQMAALVKKTMKKKGAEFYTKAFAKGVEETENGVVVTFETKGEEKKIEADYVFVMVGRRPNTDEMGLEEAGVKLSDRGLIEIDKQCRTSLSNIYAIGDVVAGPQLAHKASYEAKIAAEAIAGHPSEIDYLGIPAVVFSDPELAQVGYTESQAKEEGIEVVAAKFPFAANGRALSLDSADGFLKLITRKEDGLVIGAQIAGASASDMIAELGLAIEAGMTAEDLAMTIHAHPTLGEITMEAAEVALGSPIHIIK, from the coding sequence ATGGTAGTTGGAGATTTCCCAATTGAAACAGATACTATAGTCATCGGTTCCGGTCCTGGAGGATATGTTGCAGCAATCCGCGCTGCTCAGCTTGGACAAAAAGTGACCATTGTTGAAAAGGAATATATTGGTGGAGTATGTCTAAATGTTGGATGTATCCCTTCAAAAGCCTTAATTTCTGCGGGTCACCGTTATGAAACAGCTGTACATTCTGAATCTTTCGGAATTACAGCTGAAAATGTTAAGGTTGATTTTTCAAAGGTACAAGAATTCAAAGCTGGTGTTGTTAAGAAATTAACTGGTGGCGTTGAAGGATTACTAAAAGGCAATAAAGTGAATGTTGTTCGTGGTGAAGCGTACTTTGTAGATGCCAATACACTTCGTGTAATGGATGAAACATCTGCACAAACATATACGTTTAAAAATGCTATCGTTGCAACTGGATCACGTCCAATTGAACTACCAGCATTTAAATATTCAAAGCGTGTTCTAAATTCTACAGGTGCTCTTAATCTAAATGAAATTCCTGAAAAAATCGTTGTTATTGGCGGCGGTGTTATTGGGATTGAACTTGGTGGCGCCTATGCAAACTTTGGGACGCAAGTAACTGTTTTAGAGGGTGCCGATGAAATTTTAGGCATGGGAGTATTTGATAAGCAAATGGCTGCTCTTGTTAAGAAAACGATGAAGAAAAAAGGTGCGGAATTCTATACAAAAGCATTTGCCAAGGGTGTCGAAGAAACTGAAAACGGCGTAGTGGTAACATTTGAAACAAAAGGCGAAGAAAAGAAAATCGAAGCTGATTATGTTTTTGTCATGGTTGGCCGTCGTCCAAACACTGATGAAATGGGCTTAGAGGAAGCTGGAGTGAAGTTAAGCGACCGTGGCTTAATTGAAATTGACAAGCAATGCCGCACAAGCTTAAGCAATATTTATGCAATTGGTGATGTTGTTGCTGGTCCTCAACTAGCACATAAGGCATCATATGAAGCTAAAATTGCTGCTGAAGCGATTGCTGGTCATCCGTCTGAAATTGATTATTTAGGAATTCCAGCAGTTGTTTTCTCAGATCCTGAGTTAGCACAGGTAGGATATACTGAAAGTCAAGCAAAAGAAGAAGGCATCGAAGTGGTTGCTGCTAAATTCCCATTTGCAGCAAACGGCCGTGCTCTTTCTCTAGACAGTGCAGACGGTTTCTTAAAGCTTATTACACGTAAAGAAGATGGTCTTGTAATTGGTGCTCAAATTGCTGGTGCAAGTGCGTCTGATATGATTGCTGAACTTGGTCTTGCCATTGAAGCAGGAATGACAGCGGAAGACTTAGCAATGACAATTCATGCTCACCCAACACTTGGAGAAATTACAATGGAAGCTGCTGAAGTTGCTCTAGGCAGCCCAATCCATATCATTAAATAA
- a CDS encoding dihydrolipoamide acetyltransferase family protein, whose translation MPDIGEGIHEGEIVKWFIKPGDKVQEDDVLCEIQNDKAVVEIPSPVEGTVLEVLVGEGTVATVGQVLVTFDAPGYENLQFKGDHGDEEPKQEAPAAPAPEAKQEATPAAAPAPAVAAQPAVEVDPNRRIIAMPSVRKYAREKGVQIALVAGTGNNGRILKNDIDAFLSGGAAAPQAAPQATEAVEEAPKAAAAAPTPIPQGEYPETREKMSGIRKAIAKAMVNSKHTAPHVTLMDEIDVTKLVAHRKKFKEVAAAKGIKLTFLPYIVKALTSALREFPALNTSLDDATNEIIHKHYYNIGIAADTEKGLLVPVVKDADRKSVFTISNEINELAGKARDGKLAPNEMKGASCTISNIGSAGGQWFTPVINHPEVAILGVGRIAEKPIVRNGEIVAAPVLALSLSFDHRMIDGATAQNAMNHIKRLLNDPELLLMEA comes from the coding sequence ATGCCTGACATCGGTGAAGGTATTCATGAAGGGGAAATCGTAAAATGGTTCATCAAACCAGGCGATAAAGTCCAAGAAGACGACGTACTTTGTGAAATACAAAATGATAAAGCAGTAGTTGAAATTCCTTCTCCAGTAGAGGGAACAGTTTTGGAAGTTTTAGTTGGCGAAGGAACTGTAGCGACTGTTGGACAGGTACTCGTAACATTTGATGCTCCAGGATATGAAAATCTACAATTCAAAGGTGACCATGGTGATGAGGAGCCTAAACAAGAAGCACCAGCAGCGCCTGCACCAGAAGCTAAGCAAGAAGCTACACCTGCAGCAGCACCTGCGCCAGCAGTAGCAGCCCAACCTGCAGTGGAAGTAGATCCAAATCGTCGTATTATCGCTATGCCATCTGTTCGTAAATATGCACGTGAAAAAGGTGTTCAGATTGCCTTAGTTGCAGGAACAGGTAACAATGGACGTATTTTGAAGAATGATATTGATGCCTTCTTAAGTGGAGGAGCAGCAGCGCCACAGGCGGCACCACAAGCAACAGAAGCAGTGGAGGAAGCTCCTAAGGCAGCAGCAGCTGCACCAACTCCAATTCCACAAGGTGAATATCCAGAAACACGTGAGAAGATGAGCGGTATCCGTAAGGCAATTGCAAAAGCAATGGTTAATTCTAAGCATACTGCTCCACACGTAACTCTTATGGATGAAATCGATGTAACAAAACTTGTTGCACACCGTAAGAAATTTAAAGAAGTAGCTGCGGCAAAAGGCATCAAGCTTACTTTCTTACCATATATCGTAAAAGCATTAACAAGTGCATTAAGAGAGTTCCCTGCATTAAATACATCTCTTGATGATGCAACAAATGAAATTATCCACAAGCACTACTACAACATCGGAATTGCAGCAGATACTGAAAAAGGTCTATTAGTTCCAGTTGTAAAAGATGCTGATCGTAAGTCAGTTTTCACAATTTCGAATGAAATTAATGAATTGGCTGGAAAAGCTCGTGATGGAAAACTAGCTCCAAATGAAATGAAGGGTGCATCTTGCACAATTTCCAACATCGGTTCTGCTGGCGGTCAATGGTTTACACCAGTTATTAACCACCCAGAAGTAGCTATCCTTGGTGTAGGTCGTATTGCAGAAAAACCAATCGTTCGAAATGGCGAAATTGTTGCGGCTCCTGTGTTAGCATTATCGTTAAGCTTTGACCACCGAATGATTGATGGTGCCACAGCGCAAAACGCAATGAATCATATTAAACGTTTATTGAACGATCCAGAACTATTGTTAATGGAGGCGTAA
- a CDS encoding alpha-ketoacid dehydrogenase subunit beta: MAQMTMIQAITDALRTELRNDPKTLVFGEDVGVNGGVFRATEGLHKEFGEDRVFDTPLAESGIGGLSIGLALTGFRPIPEIQFFGFVFEVMDSIAGQMSRMRYRSGGRYNMPITVRSPFGGGVHTPELHSDSLEGLMAQTPGLKVVVPSTPYDAKGLLLSAIRDNDPVVFLEHLKLYRAFRQEVPEEEYTIPLGKADVKREGTDLSIITYGAMVHESLKAADELAKEGHSVEVVDLRTISPLDIDTIIASVEKTGRAIVVQEAQKQAGVAANVVAEINDRAILSLEAPVLRVTAADTIYPFSQAESVWLPNYKDVIETAKKVLTF, from the coding sequence ATGGCTCAAATGACAATGATTCAAGCAATCACTGATGCATTAAGAACTGAGTTGCGCAACGATCCTAAAACACTCGTTTTTGGGGAAGACGTTGGTGTAAACGGCGGAGTATTCCGTGCAACTGAAGGACTTCATAAAGAGTTTGGGGAAGATCGTGTGTTTGATACACCACTTGCTGAATCTGGTATTGGTGGGTTATCAATTGGTCTTGCTTTAACAGGTTTCCGTCCAATCCCTGAAATCCAATTCTTCGGATTTGTTTTTGAAGTAATGGATTCTATTGCTGGACAAATGTCACGTATGCGTTACCGTTCTGGTGGCCGTTACAATATGCCGATAACAGTTCGTTCTCCGTTTGGTGGAGGGGTACATACACCTGAACTTCACTCAGACAGCTTAGAGGGATTAATGGCCCAAACACCTGGTTTGAAGGTTGTTGTTCCTTCAACACCTTATGATGCAAAAGGATTATTATTGTCAGCGATTCGTGACAATGACCCAGTTGTATTCTTAGAGCATTTAAAATTATATCGTGCATTCCGTCAGGAAGTTCCTGAAGAAGAATACACAATTCCACTTGGAAAAGCGGATGTAAAACGTGAAGGTACAGATTTATCTATCATTACTTACGGCGCAATGGTACATGAGTCATTAAAAGCTGCAGATGAATTAGCTAAAGAAGGACACTCTGTAGAAGTTGTTGATTTACGTACAATTAGCCCGCTTGATATCGATACAATTATTGCTTCTGTTGAAAAAACAGGCCGTGCTATTGTTGTTCAAGAAGCACAAAAACAAGCAGGGGTCGCAGCTAACGTGGTAGCTGAGATTAACGATCGTGCCATCCTGAGCTTAGAAGCACCAGTATTACGTGTTACTGCTGCAGATACAATTTATCCTTTCTCACAAGCTGAATCTGTATGGCTTCCAAACTATAAAGACGTAATCGAAACAGCTAAAAAAGTATTAACTTTCTAA
- the pdhA gene encoding pyruvate dehydrogenase (acetyl-transferring) E1 component subunit alpha, with protein MASKTQNAQLNAKKALEAVEDQFQTLQILNEEGEVVNEAAMPELSDEQLQELMRRMVYTRILDQRSISLNRQGRLGFYAPTAGQEASQLASQFALEKEDFILPGYRDVPQMIWHGLPLYQAFLFSRGHFQGNQIPEGVNVISPQIIIGAQIIQAAGVALGMKKNGAKSVAITYTGDGGASQGDFYEGMNFAGAFKAPAIFIVQNNRFAISTPVEKQSAAKTVAQKAVAAGIPGIQVDGMDPLAVYAATRDARERAINGEGPTLIETLTYRYGPHTMAGDDPTRYRTSDLDNEWEKKDPLVRFRKFLEKKGIWNEEKENEVIEKAKEDIKEAIKQADAAPKQKVTDLMSIMYEEMPHNLKEQYEIYQAKESK; from the coding sequence ATGGCTTCTAAAACTCAGAATGCCCAGCTTAATGCTAAAAAAGCACTCGAAGCTGTAGAGGATCAATTTCAAACACTTCAAATTCTTAATGAAGAAGGTGAAGTTGTAAACGAAGCAGCAATGCCTGAGCTATCAGATGAGCAGCTTCAGGAATTAATGCGTCGTATGGTATATACACGAATTCTTGACCAAAGATCCATTTCTTTAAATCGTCAAGGAAGACTAGGTTTCTATGCGCCAACTGCTGGCCAGGAAGCATCTCAATTAGCATCACAGTTTGCATTAGAAAAAGAAGACTTTATCTTACCAGGTTATCGTGATGTTCCGCAAATGATTTGGCATGGTCTTCCATTATACCAAGCTTTCTTATTCTCTCGTGGACACTTCCAAGGAAATCAAATTCCAGAAGGTGTTAACGTTATTTCTCCACAAATCATTATTGGTGCTCAAATTATCCAAGCTGCAGGTGTTGCTCTTGGAATGAAAAAGAATGGTGCAAAATCTGTAGCGATTACGTATACAGGTGATGGTGGAGCTTCTCAAGGTGACTTCTATGAAGGTATGAACTTTGCGGGTGCGTTCAAGGCTCCGGCTATTTTCATTGTTCAAAATAATCGTTTTGCTATTTCTACTCCAGTTGAAAAACAATCAGCAGCTAAAACTGTTGCTCAAAAAGCTGTTGCTGCAGGTATTCCTGGAATTCAAGTTGATGGTATGGACCCACTAGCTGTTTATGCTGCTACTCGTGATGCTCGTGAACGTGCGATTAATGGAGAAGGACCTACTTTGATTGAGACTTTAACATACCGTTATGGCCCACACACAATGGCAGGTGATGACCCAACTCGTTACCGTACGTCTGACCTAGATAATGAGTGGGAAAAGAAGGATCCTTTAGTACGTTTCCGTAAGTTCCTAGAAAAGAAAGGAATTTGGAACGAAGAAAAAGAGAACGAAGTAATCGAAAAAGCAAAAGAAGATATTAAAGAGGCGATTAAACAAGCGGACGCTGCTCCTAAGCAAAAGGTAACCGACCTAATGTCCATTATGTACGAAGAAATGCCTCATAACCTTAAAGAACAATATGAAATTTATCAAGCAAAGGAGTCGAAGTAA
- a CDS encoding YkyA family protein — MLFKSKWRFFISVIAVIFIISGCQAEETPEEKMYDVLEKVVDKEKVFEEQQDPLVKLEEEEKVLYDQIIKLGMKEYAQIVKLSDKALTLTEKRKTLMEKETNSIKDSEKEFKKVAIIKDDLDNQELKKLANDLYDTMTKRYEAHEVLYKEYTDALKNDKELYEMFKNKDLPLQDLEAKVVQLNDNYKKVFEANENFNQLTEQYNDKKLAFYKKAGLNPDK; from the coding sequence GTGTTATTTAAAAGCAAATGGCGTTTTTTTATTTCTGTAATAGCTGTCATTTTTATTATATCTGGATGCCAGGCTGAAGAAACACCTGAAGAAAAGATGTATGATGTGTTGGAGAAGGTTGTTGACAAGGAAAAGGTTTTTGAGGAACAGCAGGACCCCCTAGTTAAATTAGAGGAAGAAGAGAAAGTTCTTTATGATCAGATAATCAAACTAGGTATGAAAGAATATGCCCAAATTGTCAAGCTCTCCGACAAAGCACTGACTTTGACTGAGAAAAGAAAAACACTTATGGAAAAAGAAACAAACAGCATAAAGGATTCTGAAAAGGAATTTAAGAAAGTGGCTATAATTAAAGATGATTTGGATAATCAAGAGTTAAAAAAACTAGCTAATGACCTTTACGATACCATGACTAAAAGATATGAAGCACATGAGGTATTGTATAAAGAATATACTGATGCTTTAAAAAATGATAAAGAACTATATGAGATGTTTAAGAATAAAGACCTTCCCTTACAAGATTTAGAAGCAAAGGTTGTTCAGCTTAATGATAATTACAAAAAAGTCTTTGAAGCAAATGAAAACTTTAACCAGTTAACAGAACAATACAATGATAAGAAGCTGGCTTTTTATAAAAAAGCGGGTCTAAATCCGGATAAATAG
- the def gene encoding peptide deformylase, producing MLTMEDIIRDGHPTLRKVAAEVVMPPSEEDKQTLSSLLEYVINSQNNEIASKYGLRPGIGLAAPQINVSKRMIAVHVTDEKGVLYSYALFNPKIVSHSIEKAYLQTGEGCLSVDEAIPGFVPRYARITVKGINLNGEEVKIRLKGLPAICFQHEIDHLNGVMFYDLIDKQEPLRPIDGATAIER from the coding sequence ATGTTAACGATGGAGGATATTATTCGAGATGGCCATCCAACTCTTAGAAAAGTGGCTGCGGAAGTTGTTATGCCGCCATCAGAAGAAGATAAACAAACATTATCCAGTTTGCTGGAATACGTTATAAACAGCCAGAATAACGAAATTGCTTCCAAATATGGTTTGCGTCCCGGAATAGGTTTAGCTGCTCCACAAATTAATGTTTCCAAGCGAATGATTGCAGTGCATGTAACAGATGAAAAAGGTGTGCTCTATAGCTACGCTCTTTTTAATCCAAAGATTGTTAGTCATTCCATTGAAAAGGCATATCTACAAACAGGTGAAGGTTGTCTCTCTGTAGACGAAGCCATTCCAGGCTTTGTTCCTAGATATGCAAGAATTACAGTGAAAGGTATTAATCTTAATGGCGAAGAGGTTAAAATTCGTCTAAAGGGATTACCTGCTATTTGTTTTCAACATGAAATCGACCACTTAAATGGTGTGATGTTTTACGACCTTATTGATAAGCAAGAACCATTAAGACCAATTGATGGGGCAACAGCAATTGAACGTTAA
- a CDS encoding Cof-type HAD-IIB family hydrolase has protein sequence MEKIVFFDIDGTLLDHEKNLPASTKKALQLLKDNGVFVAIATGRAPFMFKGLREELEIDSFVSFNGQFVVFENEIIYENTLNEKELEKLFQQAKTNEHPLVFMNDKTMKSSVQHHPYIEESLGSLNFTHPDEDAYFYVNRKMYQSLLFCKEQEEQKYAVDYPNFNFIRWHPYSVDILPKGGSKAEGIKKMIERLGFELKDVYAFGDGMNDLEMLKAVGTGVAMGNGVAEAKDHADLITTDVSENGIWNGLKELQLI, from the coding sequence ATGGAAAAAATTGTATTTTTTGATATAGATGGAACACTGCTTGATCATGAAAAAAATCTTCCTGCCAGTACAAAAAAAGCTCTCCAACTGTTAAAGGATAATGGAGTTTTCGTGGCCATTGCTACGGGCAGAGCTCCGTTTATGTTCAAAGGTTTACGGGAGGAGTTAGAGATAGACTCCTTTGTAAGTTTTAATGGGCAATTTGTTGTCTTTGAGAACGAGATAATTTATGAGAACACCTTAAATGAAAAAGAATTAGAAAAACTATTCCAGCAGGCAAAAACAAACGAACATCCATTAGTTTTTATGAATGATAAGACAATGAAATCAAGTGTGCAGCATCATCCTTATATTGAAGAAAGTTTGGGAAGTTTGAATTTTACACATCCAGACGAAGATGCTTATTTTTATGTTAATCGTAAAATGTATCAGTCACTCCTTTTTTGTAAGGAACAGGAGGAACAGAAATACGCGGTCGACTATCCGAATTTTAATTTTATCCGATGGCACCCTTATTCCGTTGATATTTTACCAAAGGGAGGATCAAAGGCAGAAGGCATTAAAAAAATGATTGAACGGTTAGGTTTTGAATTAAAGGATGTATACGCATTTGGCGACGGGATGAATGATTTAGAAATGTTAAAAGCCGTTGGAACAGGTGTGGCGATGGGGAATGGGGTAGCAGAAGCTAAGGACCATGCAGACCTAATTACGACTGATGTATCTGAGAATGGTATATGGAACGGACTAAAGGAACTTCAGTTAATATAA
- a CDS encoding DMT family transporter — MGKLFSALAVLSLIWGTSFLFIKLLLTSMDPVLVVFGRCLFGSMILLLIVVLKKKKFQLNTLPWFQLLLVALANNALPWLLISSSETKLTSGMASIINATTPIWTLIIGAFFFSSSLRKNQWIGIIIGFLGIFILSDFRLGDIYSGNVIGILLMTGATLCYGIGSHLSKKYLAHLSVLETSFFTLLFSTGISLIMVLFKTPHSLSTFVNMNTLGPFVGLGVLGSGIAYLLYYYLVKEGSAEFASLVTYLVPVSAIIWGTFLLQEQIHLSMMVGLLIIFSGVYISTIKPKEKSNATFTA; from the coding sequence ATGGGAAAATTATTTAGTGCTTTAGCTGTATTGAGCCTTATTTGGGGAACTTCATTTTTATTTATAAAATTACTTTTAACCTCTATGGATCCAGTCTTGGTGGTTTTTGGCAGATGTCTATTTGGATCAATGATCCTGCTACTAATTGTGGTATTGAAAAAGAAAAAATTTCAACTAAATACACTTCCGTGGTTCCAATTATTGCTCGTAGCGTTAGCTAATAATGCCCTACCATGGCTGCTCATTAGTTCAAGTGAAACAAAACTGACTTCGGGTATGGCTTCTATTATTAATGCAACAACACCGATTTGGACCTTAATTATTGGAGCATTCTTTTTTTCTTCATCACTAAGAAAAAATCAATGGATTGGCATAATAATTGGCTTCCTTGGCATTTTTATTTTATCTGATTTTAGATTAGGGGATATTTATTCAGGAAATGTAATAGGCATTCTTTTAATGACAGGTGCAACTCTATGCTATGGAATTGGTTCTCATCTGTCTAAAAAATATTTAGCTCATTTATCTGTGCTAGAAACCTCGTTCTTTACTTTACTTTTCTCTACTGGGATCAGCTTAATCATGGTGTTATTTAAGACACCGCATTCACTCTCAACTTTTGTCAATATGAATACCTTAGGTCCTTTTGTTGGGCTTGGAGTGTTAGGATCGGGAATCGCCTATTTACTGTACTACTATTTGGTGAAAGAAGGTAGTGCAGAATTTGCTTCTCTTGTAACCTATCTTGTACCAGTTTCAGCAATAATCTGGGGTACTTTTTTATTACAAGAGCAAATCCACCTCTCCATGATGGTAGGGTTACTTATCATTTTTTCTGGTGTATATATTTCAACCATCAAACCAAAGGAAAAATCAAACGCAACCTTCACAGCATAG
- a CDS encoding DNA-directed RNA polymerase subunit epsilon has protein sequence MIFKVYYQKSINEVPVRENTKTIFVEGESVRDVRTKIADRGFNVELVQEVTGAFLEYEKQNEDFKVLEIG, from the coding sequence ATGATATTTAAAGTATATTACCAAAAAAGTATTAATGAAGTACCTGTAAGAGAAAACACAAAAACAATCTTTGTTGAAGGCGAATCGGTTAGAGATGTCCGTACAAAAATTGCTGATCGTGGGTTTAATGTAGAATTAGTACAGGAAGTAACAGGAGCATTTTTAGAATATGAAAAACAAAATGAAGACTTTAAAGTATTGGAGATTGGATAA